The following coding sequences lie in one Pseudorca crassidens isolate mPseCra1 chromosome 2, mPseCra1.hap1, whole genome shotgun sequence genomic window:
- the NADK gene encoding NAD kinase isoform X2 translates to MEQETVSGSAELRAEAASYRCSACHGDEDWGLGHPIRGRAKSRSLSAAPALASTREFRRTRSLHGPCPVTTFGPKACVLQNPQTIMHIQDPASQRLTWNKSPKSVLVIKKIRDASLLQPFKELCVYLMEENNMIVYVEKKVLEDPAIVSDDRFGPVKRKFCTFREDYDDISNQIDLIICLGGDGTLLYASSLFQGSVPPVMAFHLGSLGFLTPFNFENFQSQVTQVIQGNAAVVLRSRLKVRVVKELRGKKVAVPNGISENGVLAAALDAEVGKQVMQYQVLNEVVIDRGPSSYLSNVDVYLDGHLITTVQGDGVIVSTPTGSTAYAAAAGASMIHPNVPAIMITPICPHSLSFRPIVVPAGVELKIMLSPEARNTVWVSFDGRKRQEVRHGDSVSITTSRYPLPSICVRDPVSDWFESLAQCLHWNVRKKQAHFAEDEEDAHEEDGAGNQACGPAVCTRDRRT, encoded by the exons ATGGAACAAGAAACAGTCAGCGGGAGTGCGGAGCTGCGTGCAGAGGCGGCCTCCTACCGCTGCTCCGCGTGCCATGGTGACGAGGACTGGGGCCTGGGCCACCCCATCCGGGGCCGCGCCAAGTCCCGCAGCCTGTCGGCCGCGCCTGCCCTGGCCAGCACCCGCGAGTTCAG GAGGACCCGCTCGCTACACGGGCCGTGCCCAGTGACCACTTTTGGACCAAAGGCCTGCGTGCTGCAGAACCCCCAGACCATCAT GCACATCCAGGACCCTGCCAGCCAGCGGCTGACGTGGAACAAGTCCCCAAAGAGCGTCCTCGTCATCAAGAAGATCCGGGACGCCAGCCTGCTCCAGCCCTTCAAGGAGCTCTGCGTGTACCTGATGGAG GAAAACAACATGATCGTGTACGTGGAGAAGAAGGTTCTGGAGGACCCCGCCATCGTGAGTGATGACCGCTTTGGGCCAGTGAAGAGGAAGTTCTGCACCTTCAGAGAAG ATTACGATGACATCTCCAACCAGATTGATCTCATCATTTGCCTGGGAGGAGACGGGACCCTACTGTACGCCTCGTCGCTCTTCCAG GGCAGCGTGCCTCCGGTCATGGCGTTCCACCTGGGCTCCCTGGGCTTCCTGACCCCCTTCAACTTCGAGAACTTTCAGTCCCAAGTTACTCAGGTGATACAGG GGAACGCAGCTGTTGTTCTCCGGAGCCGGCTGAAGGTCAGGGTTGTGAAGGAGCTCCGAGGGAAGAAGGTGGCCGTCCCCAACGGGATCAGCGAGAACGGGGTGCTGGCCGCAGCCCTGGACGCAGAGGTCGGGAAGCAGGTCATGCAGTACCAG GTCTTAAACGAGGTGGTGATAGACAGAGGCCCATCCTCATACCTGTCCAACGTGGACGTCTACCTGGATGGGCACCTCATCACCACGGTGCAGGGCGACG GCGTGATCGTCTCCACCCCAACGGGCAGCACAGCGTACGCAGCCGCCGCCGGGGCCTCCATGATCCACCCCAACGTGCCAGCCATCATGATCACGCCCATCTGCCCCCACTCGCTGTCCTTCCGGCCCATCGTGGTTCCTGCAGGGGTCGAGCTGAAG ATCATGCTGTCACCGGAAGCAAGGAACACTGTGTGGGTGTCCTTCGATGGACGAAAGAGACAGGAGGTCCGCCACGGAGACAG CGTCAGCATCACTACCTCTCGCTACCCGCTCCCCTCCATCTGTGTCCGCGACCCTGTGAGCGACTGGTTTGAGAGCCTGGCACAGTGTCTGCACTGGAACGTGCGGAAGAAGCAAGCCCACTTCgcggaggacgaggaggacgcgCACGAGGAGGATGGGGCGGGGAACCAGGCCTGCGGTCCTGCCGTCTGCACTCGGGACAGGCGGACCTGA
- the NADK gene encoding NAD kinase isoform X3 — protein MLGGPAPRAGWPWGRGWPWGRGRPRRRGPASDCERRRGGGTRGLGPASERPPRFSGRSPPRPSTTEMEQETVSGSAELRAEAASYRCSACHGDEDWGLGHPIRGRAKSRSLSAAPALASTREFRRTRSLHGPCPVTTFGPKACVLQNPQTIMHIQDPASQRLTWNKSPKSVLVIKKIRDASLLQPFKELCVYLMEENNMIVYVEKKVLEDPAIVSDDRFGPVKRKFCTFREDYDDISNQIDLIICLGGDGTLLYASSLFQGSVPPVMAFHLGSLGFLTPFNFENFQSQVTQVIQGNAAVVLRSRLKVRVVKELRGKKVAVPNGISENGVLAAALDAEVGKQVMQYQVLNEVVIDRGPSSYLSNVDVYLDGHLITTVQGDACPAGVIVSTPTGSTAYAAAAGASMIHPNVPAIMITPICPHSLSFRPIVVPAGVELKIMLSPEARNTVWVSFDGRKRQEVRHGDSVSITTSRYPLPSICVRDPVSDWFESLAQCLHWNVRKKQAHFAEDEEDAHEEDGAGNQACGPAVCTRDRRT, from the exons GCCTCCGCGGTTTTCGGGCCGAAGTCCTCCTCGTCCATCGACTACAGAAATGGAACAAGAAACAGTCAGCGGGAGTGCGGAGCTGCGTGCAGAGGCGGCCTCCTACCGCTGCTCCGCGTGCCATGGTGACGAGGACTGGGGCCTGGGCCACCCCATCCGGGGCCGCGCCAAGTCCCGCAGCCTGTCGGCCGCGCCTGCCCTGGCCAGCACCCGCGAGTTCAG GAGGACCCGCTCGCTACACGGGCCGTGCCCAGTGACCACTTTTGGACCAAAGGCCTGCGTGCTGCAGAACCCCCAGACCATCAT GCACATCCAGGACCCTGCCAGCCAGCGGCTGACGTGGAACAAGTCCCCAAAGAGCGTCCTCGTCATCAAGAAGATCCGGGACGCCAGCCTGCTCCAGCCCTTCAAGGAGCTCTGCGTGTACCTGATGGAG GAAAACAACATGATCGTGTACGTGGAGAAGAAGGTTCTGGAGGACCCCGCCATCGTGAGTGATGACCGCTTTGGGCCAGTGAAGAGGAAGTTCTGCACCTTCAGAGAAG ATTACGATGACATCTCCAACCAGATTGATCTCATCATTTGCCTGGGAGGAGACGGGACCCTACTGTACGCCTCGTCGCTCTTCCAG GGCAGCGTGCCTCCGGTCATGGCGTTCCACCTGGGCTCCCTGGGCTTCCTGACCCCCTTCAACTTCGAGAACTTTCAGTCCCAAGTTACTCAGGTGATACAGG GGAACGCAGCTGTTGTTCTCCGGAGCCGGCTGAAGGTCAGGGTTGTGAAGGAGCTCCGAGGGAAGAAGGTGGCCGTCCCCAACGGGATCAGCGAGAACGGGGTGCTGGCCGCAGCCCTGGACGCAGAGGTCGGGAAGCAGGTCATGCAGTACCAG GTCTTAAACGAGGTGGTGATAGACAGAGGCCCATCCTCATACCTGTCCAACGTGGACGTCTACCTGGATGGGCACCTCATCACCACGGTGCAGGGCGACG CCTGTCCCGCAGGCGTGATCGTCTCCACCCCAACGGGCAGCACAGCGTACGCAGCCGCCGCCGGGGCCTCCATGATCCACCCCAACGTGCCAGCCATCATGATCACGCCCATCTGCCCCCACTCGCTGTCCTTCCGGCCCATCGTGGTTCCTGCAGGGGTCGAGCTGAAG ATCATGCTGTCACCGGAAGCAAGGAACACTGTGTGGGTGTCCTTCGATGGACGAAAGAGACAGGAGGTCCGCCACGGAGACAG CGTCAGCATCACTACCTCTCGCTACCCGCTCCCCTCCATCTGTGTCCGCGACCCTGTGAGCGACTGGTTTGAGAGCCTGGCACAGTGTCTGCACTGGAACGTGCGGAAGAAGCAAGCCCACTTCgcggaggacgaggaggacgcgCACGAGGAGGATGGGGCGGGGAACCAGGCCTGCGGTCCTGCCGTCTGCACTCGGGACAGGCGGACCTGA
- the NADK gene encoding NAD kinase isoform X4, with amino-acid sequence MSDPCPRRNAWKGHIQDPASQRLTWNKSPKSVLVIKKIRDASLLQPFKELCVYLMEENNMIVYVEKKVLEDPAIVSDDRFGPVKRKFCTFREDYDDISNQIDLIICLGGDGTLLYASSLFQGSVPPVMAFHLGSLGFLTPFNFENFQSQVTQVIQGNAAVVLRSRLKVRVVKELRGKKVAVPNGISENGVLAAALDAEVGKQVMQYQVLNEVVIDRGPSSYLSNVDVYLDGHLITTVQGDACPAGVIVSTPTGSTAYAAAAGASMIHPNVPAIMITPICPHSLSFRPIVVPAGVELKIMLSPEARNTVWVSFDGRKRQEVRHGDSVSITTSRYPLPSICVRDPVSDWFESLAQCLHWNVRKKQAHFAEDEEDAHEEDGAGNQACGPAVCTRDRRT; translated from the exons ATGAGTGACCCCTGCCCTCGCAGAAACGCCTGGAAAGG GCACATCCAGGACCCTGCCAGCCAGCGGCTGACGTGGAACAAGTCCCCAAAGAGCGTCCTCGTCATCAAGAAGATCCGGGACGCCAGCCTGCTCCAGCCCTTCAAGGAGCTCTGCGTGTACCTGATGGAG GAAAACAACATGATCGTGTACGTGGAGAAGAAGGTTCTGGAGGACCCCGCCATCGTGAGTGATGACCGCTTTGGGCCAGTGAAGAGGAAGTTCTGCACCTTCAGAGAAG ATTACGATGACATCTCCAACCAGATTGATCTCATCATTTGCCTGGGAGGAGACGGGACCCTACTGTACGCCTCGTCGCTCTTCCAG GGCAGCGTGCCTCCGGTCATGGCGTTCCACCTGGGCTCCCTGGGCTTCCTGACCCCCTTCAACTTCGAGAACTTTCAGTCCCAAGTTACTCAGGTGATACAGG GGAACGCAGCTGTTGTTCTCCGGAGCCGGCTGAAGGTCAGGGTTGTGAAGGAGCTCCGAGGGAAGAAGGTGGCCGTCCCCAACGGGATCAGCGAGAACGGGGTGCTGGCCGCAGCCCTGGACGCAGAGGTCGGGAAGCAGGTCATGCAGTACCAG GTCTTAAACGAGGTGGTGATAGACAGAGGCCCATCCTCATACCTGTCCAACGTGGACGTCTACCTGGATGGGCACCTCATCACCACGGTGCAGGGCGACG CCTGTCCCGCAGGCGTGATCGTCTCCACCCCAACGGGCAGCACAGCGTACGCAGCCGCCGCCGGGGCCTCCATGATCCACCCCAACGTGCCAGCCATCATGATCACGCCCATCTGCCCCCACTCGCTGTCCTTCCGGCCCATCGTGGTTCCTGCAGGGGTCGAGCTGAAG ATCATGCTGTCACCGGAAGCAAGGAACACTGTGTGGGTGTCCTTCGATGGACGAAAGAGACAGGAGGTCCGCCACGGAGACAG CGTCAGCATCACTACCTCTCGCTACCCGCTCCCCTCCATCTGTGTCCGCGACCCTGTGAGCGACTGGTTTGAGAGCCTGGCACAGTGTCTGCACTGGAACGTGCGGAAGAAGCAAGCCCACTTCgcggaggacgaggaggacgcgCACGAGGAGGATGGGGCGGGGAACCAGGCCTGCGGTCCTGCCGTCTGCACTCGGGACAGGCGGACCTGA
- the NADK gene encoding NAD kinase isoform X1: MAQWSQDSSDRCPLLCPAVFQVSQHRARSPGQRRLPPRFSGRSPPRPSTTEMEQETVSGSAELRAEAASYRCSACHGDEDWGLGHPIRGRAKSRSLSAAPALASTREFRRTRSLHGPCPVTTFGPKACVLQNPQTIMHIQDPASQRLTWNKSPKSVLVIKKIRDASLLQPFKELCVYLMEENNMIVYVEKKVLEDPAIVSDDRFGPVKRKFCTFREDYDDISNQIDLIICLGGDGTLLYASSLFQGSVPPVMAFHLGSLGFLTPFNFENFQSQVTQVIQGNAAVVLRSRLKVRVVKELRGKKVAVPNGISENGVLAAALDAEVGKQVMQYQVLNEVVIDRGPSSYLSNVDVYLDGHLITTVQGDACPAGVIVSTPTGSTAYAAAAGASMIHPNVPAIMITPICPHSLSFRPIVVPAGVELKIMLSPEARNTVWVSFDGRKRQEVRHGDSVSITTSRYPLPSICVRDPVSDWFESLAQCLHWNVRKKQAHFAEDEEDAHEEDGAGNQACGPAVCTRDRRT; this comes from the exons GCCTCCGCGGTTTTCGGGCCGAAGTCCTCCTCGTCCATCGACTACAGAAATGGAACAAGAAACAGTCAGCGGGAGTGCGGAGCTGCGTGCAGAGGCGGCCTCCTACCGCTGCTCCGCGTGCCATGGTGACGAGGACTGGGGCCTGGGCCACCCCATCCGGGGCCGCGCCAAGTCCCGCAGCCTGTCGGCCGCGCCTGCCCTGGCCAGCACCCGCGAGTTCAG GAGGACCCGCTCGCTACACGGGCCGTGCCCAGTGACCACTTTTGGACCAAAGGCCTGCGTGCTGCAGAACCCCCAGACCATCAT GCACATCCAGGACCCTGCCAGCCAGCGGCTGACGTGGAACAAGTCCCCAAAGAGCGTCCTCGTCATCAAGAAGATCCGGGACGCCAGCCTGCTCCAGCCCTTCAAGGAGCTCTGCGTGTACCTGATGGAG GAAAACAACATGATCGTGTACGTGGAGAAGAAGGTTCTGGAGGACCCCGCCATCGTGAGTGATGACCGCTTTGGGCCAGTGAAGAGGAAGTTCTGCACCTTCAGAGAAG ATTACGATGACATCTCCAACCAGATTGATCTCATCATTTGCCTGGGAGGAGACGGGACCCTACTGTACGCCTCGTCGCTCTTCCAG GGCAGCGTGCCTCCGGTCATGGCGTTCCACCTGGGCTCCCTGGGCTTCCTGACCCCCTTCAACTTCGAGAACTTTCAGTCCCAAGTTACTCAGGTGATACAGG GGAACGCAGCTGTTGTTCTCCGGAGCCGGCTGAAGGTCAGGGTTGTGAAGGAGCTCCGAGGGAAGAAGGTGGCCGTCCCCAACGGGATCAGCGAGAACGGGGTGCTGGCCGCAGCCCTGGACGCAGAGGTCGGGAAGCAGGTCATGCAGTACCAG GTCTTAAACGAGGTGGTGATAGACAGAGGCCCATCCTCATACCTGTCCAACGTGGACGTCTACCTGGATGGGCACCTCATCACCACGGTGCAGGGCGACG CCTGTCCCGCAGGCGTGATCGTCTCCACCCCAACGGGCAGCACAGCGTACGCAGCCGCCGCCGGGGCCTCCATGATCCACCCCAACGTGCCAGCCATCATGATCACGCCCATCTGCCCCCACTCGCTGTCCTTCCGGCCCATCGTGGTTCCTGCAGGGGTCGAGCTGAAG ATCATGCTGTCACCGGAAGCAAGGAACACTGTGTGGGTGTCCTTCGATGGACGAAAGAGACAGGAGGTCCGCCACGGAGACAG CGTCAGCATCACTACCTCTCGCTACCCGCTCCCCTCCATCTGTGTCCGCGACCCTGTGAGCGACTGGTTTGAGAGCCTGGCACAGTGTCTGCACTGGAACGTGCGGAAGAAGCAAGCCCACTTCgcggaggacgaggaggacgcgCACGAGGAGGATGGGGCGGGGAACCAGGCCTGCGGTCCTGCCGTCTGCACTCGGGACAGGCGGACCTGA